The Larimichthys crocea isolate SSNF chromosome I, L_crocea_2.0, whole genome shotgun sequence genomic interval GCACAACTACTGTTGAACtttgaagaagaggagagagaacaaaagGTCTTACCTTCCATTTAGCTCTGGCAAAGTTCTTCTCtatttgtgcacacacattttccttgATGTTCTTGTCTGAAGCTGCACCGCCAGAAATCCTGTTGtacaaaaggggaaaaacacaactttacaACAAGGCTTTATAACTCCCCTATCTTTGGATGGCACAGGCAACTGCACACagcattattacatttttttgtttttcattttattgaccGGCAAACTTTTGCAGGAACTGTTTAACCTTTTGGGATTGTCCTGaacatttctcagtttttcAACAACCTTTATCTCCTAGCTTCAGCCAATGTGACATTTGATTATTTCTGTTCAAATGTATAGTTCGATGGCCCGTTTTAGTTAGGACCTGGTGGTTGgtgagtaagtaagtaaagGTCACAAAAGTGAGGAGAAAACAACACCTGGGAACAATGAATCTTTACTAAATTTTGTGCCCATCCATCTAACAACAAGAGGCTTTGGCTTATTGTCAATATTGTTGCTATGGTAACCTGCAGTATAATGCATGCTGATCAAGCACTCATTCAGAACTATGCTGTGtctgaaatgttattttaaggGGCACGTCAAGCAAGAAAGCCTGCTCTTTTGCAGCTGTTCGAATCACATTAATACAGTCTAATATCAAAGCTCTGCTGCCTACCATTCATGGTTTATAGCCTCCTGTGCTGTCAGTCTCTGGTCTTGATCCACCTCCATTAGACGAGCAACCAGACTCTTGGCTGTcaggaaaaaaatcacacagaagaaactcaacacaaaaaatgtgaaaaacaaaaatgtgtttgacacTGTAGAGGTAAGAAGGGAGAAAATCTCTagattttgaaatgtttactCAGGAAGCTGTCTTTGTGCTCTAACTTTGTCCTAAAAGTACCTGAATCAGAGATGTCATCCCAGTACGGAGAGTCAAACTCATAATCGCCTGCCAGGATCTTTCGGAACAAGTTCTTGTCATGGTTTTCATAATCATCGTCATCAGTTTCATCGTAGAAAGGAGGGTTGCCTGACAGCCTGAGGTAGCAAAGGCAACAAAAAGTCACCATTATATCCACATGCCATATTTAAACACTACATTTTATGTTATATCAAACTTTACCAACATTCATCTGAAGatttattatagtatatataatatagttatCATCACAATGATTTAAGTTGGCACCAAGTGACTCTAAATTAGGTGTTAGGCTATGTGTTAGGTAtgatttcttctctctttatgTGTTTTGTCACAACTTACAGTATGTACATGATGACACCTGTTGCCCAGCAGTCCACTGGCCTGCCATATCGCTGTCTGCCAACCACCTCTGGAGCTGCACAAGAGTACAGAAACCTCATTGAAATACCTCTATCCACATCACGTTCACTACTGATCTGCCTGCGTAACAATGTCTTATTAAGTACGTGGTAAATTAATATTCTCACCCAGATACTCTGGTGTCCCACAGGGGTCTTTGATTAGTCCGTTCTCCAGCTTGGCAAGATGGAAGTCGCTGATGACTATTTTAGAGTGCTTCAGGCGGTTGTAATAAACCAAGTTCTCCAACTAAAACATAGCATATTACAATGACAattgttaatgtttaaatattaaatattcatgctTAAGGTCTTTCATTTTTATAGCCAGTCATCTAGGGAGCGTTTAGGAGACGGAGTTTCAGTTGTGAGATCATTTTCTGACAGAAATATAATGAGAAGACTGAAAACATCTAAAAGTCTGATTATGCATTGCGGGTTCAAAtgagaaatgatttaatttggTCATTTCTATTATGACTGGACTAAAGCCAAATGCCTCCAACAAGTTTGATAAATTTTACCTTCAGAAATGCATTGATTTGCATTTAAGCTAACAGGGGATCTGGGAGGTACTGAGGTAGAGAAGCTGATCTAGCTCCTGCTATAAATAGTAATCACATGAGAACCAGCTTTTGCTTCTGTTACTGGTTGAATACTAACAAGACTGAGACAAAGGACCTGCCCAGTGTGTCAAGGGTGTGCCAATcactttttggcatttttgtgcTGTACCAAGGTGCACCTGTAGCGTACTGAGATATGGGTTGGATCACAAAAGAATACATTATCATACACTATAGGTAGGCTACCTCCTTTTATCCTCTTTAGTCATGTCTTGACACAGTGACGCAGGACACAGGAATCTTGTGGAGAGTTTTTCTAAGAGGAAACTTATTGCTGATGAATACAGCAGCTCAAATAATCACATGAAGTGCATAATTTCAAAAATATCTAAAACCTTTGTCCAGTTAACAAGAGAGTCAACAGAACACCACTGGCTGCCATCACAGCGTGACATCAGCTTTGCTCTGCAGATCCAGACTGTCAGACACATGGAGTATAGGCAGGTTGCTTGGTTCAATTAAAGTCAATTCAATTTCCTGGAGCAGAAGCTCATGGATTCTACtgaggtttgttgttgttggagataACAGAACAGTGAGTGCAGTTCTGATGTTCTGCAAGTGAAGAAACTGATTCTAAAGGAACTCACAGATATTTCTGTGGGTAAGAGTGGTGAAAAAGTGATATTCTTTAATCAGATTACAGCTTTATTTCTTTGGTTAACAGCGAAAAGCCTCCACAGTAATAGCACCTTACTTACTTTCTGCCTACAACCAGATTTAGTCTCTATCTTTTAAATCCTGCACTACTGCAGTATGTTACCTTGAGGTTTCTGTGAACAATATGCAGGGAGTGGAGGTAGGCGACAGCCTCCAACACCTGGCGCACCACATTGCTGGTGTCTCGCTCTGAGTAGTAACCTTGATCCAGGATCCAGTCAAATACCTCTCTGCCTGTTGCACTGTGGAAAAAGATTCAGCACTGTCAACAATTCAGGTGAAGGCAACAAGAAAGCAAAGATCTGGGGATCTCTAATTgtaattttccattttatatttagagTGAAATGTTAATTACATTGTACAAGAATAAACTTTTCTGACATAACATGCTACACCTGTTAAAGGGAAATTTGAATCATTTCCCCATAGATGTTTCTGTtgtatttgatcattttctttctaAGCAGGATTCCTAAACCAACCAATCAAGTGTCCTCGAAGGACGAGACGAGTATCGCACATTTAGCATATCCATGGAAATGTATCAAATTCCCCaagaacacatgcacatgtgagAATGGAGCAGCTAGCAAGCAATCACATCTGAATACCAAATGAGTGGAGTTCAGAGCTGTTCTCATATCTACCAGGCCTCAGGCTACAACAGCTCATTCCCCACGAGTGTATAATCAACACATAGAGTTCAGCAGGCCCGAGCGACTGCAAAGACAAGCAGAGGGCCCTTTCCCCCGGCTCATCAGACATCAGAACTCACAGTTCAAGGAAGAGGAAGTACTCTTTTTTGGTCTCGAAGACGTCCACCAGTTGGAGAATATTGGGATGCTTCACCCTGAAGACGTGTCACAAAGcacaagacacagagagaagaagaaagagagatagagagagagagaatgatgtCAGAAGTTATAATGGAGATAAAGTCTGAATCATTCATTCAGTTGCAGGAAGAATGTGAAGAGCTGATTTAACGCTCATGAATAACACACTacagcaggcagagagagagagaagtcatGAAGAAAGCAAACATAATCAGTTAACTTTGCTTCACAACGCTGAGATGTGCAAGCTCAACTGCCCATCCATAGATAACCAGATTTATGTAATCTAATGCACCCATGTGGGCATAAAGACACCATGCAGCAGCATGGTGCTGAGCAGATGACCACGCCTTTGACACAGCACCAGATGGAAAACTTCACAGTGAATTTGGCCAATAAAACTACACAATTTAAGGGCGTTGCCTTCAAGAACGTTGATATTGAAATTGTGCTGAATGTGGAACAGGGTCAAAGAGGACTAAAGCTGCGTTCGAAATCTCTTCCACATTTGTTCAAGACTCTGCAGGTtgttaaatgaaacattaatgtgtCATTATCACTTTGAGTCACCACTGACCAGGTGGTGACAATGTTGCATAACTGTAATTAGCATGTCTGTTACATCAGGAGCCAAGGAAAAGCATCACATTATGGGATTTTTGGCTTAAAGTATTGCAGGTTCTTTGGACAATTTGTGTTTCATTGCGATGATTTCTAAGCGcacatatacattttaaattttaaataagCACCGAGataataatagcaataataataatttaaaaaatctataatCTGCAAATTGTTAATTTAGAGACAGCATTTGATGTTTGCCGACAATTATTCCCAGATTTTGACATCATATATGATTAGGATGATGATTTTACTGAACAATTAGATAATCATagagaagatgagaaaagaTGTTCAGATACAACAAAGCTCTTAGAAACAGTGGATGTTAGCTTCTCAATAATGTTGTTGTGAAATCAGTTTTAAAGAGGATTAGATTGAAAACCCACAAATCATGCACTATTGAACAGACACTTAGACTCCAGAGAACATCaacctgaatgaatgaatgaataacttACATCTTTAAGATGAGGATCTCATTTTTTGCAGCCTTACGGACTTTCCTTCCATCCTTTTTCAGGAATTTTTTACATGTGTACATTTTCATTGTAGTTTTGTCCTTGGCCCTGAATATCTCACAGAACTCCTCCCTGAAAAGAACCATTTTACAGGACATGAACAGATCCTGGGATCAAGGGTTACTTGAAGAGAAAGCAtcattcaaatgtttgtgtAGATGATGTTTGACTTTACAAGAAACTTGAAATACTCACGATTTAACAATCTGACCCAGGTCATATTTATCTGTCACGTCTGAAGGATTGTTATAATCCTTCTTTTCCCCGATTGTTAAACAGCCAAATGGCATGGCCACTCCTGACCTgtggaaagagaaacagaaagagagagcagaagagTGAGTGAATGAAATGAACTCTTTCTTCAATCTATCTTCTGTTATGTCCTGTTGCCCCACCTAGCTGATGATTTCTCTTCAGTTTAGTTTCAAACTGTGCCATATTATTACACAGAATGATgacttggcaaaaaaaaaaaaagtgccccccctcccctcagtCATAAAGAATTACTTTGATAATGCTGAGAAAGCCTTTTAAAAGTGTGAGAGCTGAAGTGCAGTGCACTGCTCAATGCAGTGGAaattttgtttcactgttttgtttcactgtaaCAGAGCCTTTCATaaatctgcttttaaaaaagagCTATAATGGGATCTGCTACATGGGCTCAGCTTTATGCTAATATCTCACTTATATAAGTAATATAACAGCAAGGAGGATCTTGTACTTCACATTGAACTAGACGTCTGGACTGAATGTACCAGTGCTTCTCTGTTGGGTGAAAGTAAAAAACCATAGGGGTCAGCGAGCAGAAGGAGCAGTGGGCAATATGGTCCGAGAGCCCAGCGAGGCAAGCGCAGCAACGAGTGAGACATTTTCAATCAAGAAAGTGAGCCAGCGATCACAGGCACAGCACCCCGCGACTCAGACAGGAATTACAGCACTTTACAAGCTCTGAATCACTTGAACACCTAATTGCAGTGTAGactctctgtggctctgtgaAACAGCATGGAGTGAATATGGAGACCAGCCTTTGCAACTTTAATGcaggttatttattttttcttactgaaaatgaatgaatgagtcaGTTTGGCTGcagttgttatttttgtatttctctccCTGAGCTGTACAGTCAGGAACAGGGGAAGAGGAAATTAGCTGTTTTTGGAGTGTGCAACAATAAAAGATTCATGCTCCCTTGCAGTCAAGGcagtgtgtgcttttgtgtatgtgtgtgtgcatgcatgcatgagagTGTGCGTAAGCATAGCTATAAACCCAGAATCGCGTCTATGAACAAAACACAAGGGAAAAATTCACATGCTTCTTTTTTGTGTGATAATGATGTTTGAGAGTTGGACAATCTGATGATATCAGCTGATGGGGAAACCCAAACTGTAATTTACCCAGTTAATTGATGCAACTGATCTGAAAATAGTTGAGTGAACTCTTAGACTCAAcccttacacgggactcacaccgaacgcggaacagaagcggaacggtactttgcccggtgtcaactcacaccggacgcggatcagccgcggaacggcagcggagcgagccggccgtattcacgcgagatcacgcgagaatcctggacatacccgagaccccgcgataaacagtgtataaaaaaacaacaacaacaaacagctgactttgcttctccgacgtggagcagattataaaaagcatctgttgtgtcataaatggttgtgtgttgttccacttcaacaattagtctctcgttgagaccctttgatcgatctttgatcacctggtgccaccggtcatgacgtaacgttgatgtgaagttgtaaaaagctacatgaactgagtattgtgttttattttgaaagggggcggaagtttattacgttgattcaaggcccggtttcctgtctggtgcgcagtgctctgttgaaatttacgaggttcagccgcggctcgcggaagaaatagaaatcttgcggaaagctcgcgccgtggcgcggagagccgcttctgatccgcgcccggtgtgagtgctctcattgactagactggattctatttgctacggtgaccgcggcggtgccgttccgcttccgttccgcgtccggtgtgagttggcctttagagGTGGATAAGTAGGAGCACAGCACACTGTGGTGGCCAAACTGTGAAGACCCTTTCAGACTCTTGACTCTTCAGGATATTCAGAAATAAATCATATTAGCTTTTCctctccctgtacagattgtaaagccctctgaggcaaatgtactttgtgactttgggctatacaaataaaactgatttgaaactgatttgattttccTCCATTCTGTGCCTGGTACTGGCCACACATATATTTGTCACAGCATGCCAGGGAAGCACTGTGCGTCAGGTCGCACTTTGCTCAATGCAACAAGAAACTGTTGAGGCGAGATGCAAATAATGTGGATAATAGGTTTTAGAATGCAGTTCTGCTATTGCCACGTTGTGTCTGAAAGGACCATAATGGTGACATAAAGCTGTATTTATGGTTATAGTTTATAGTATACtgcagtacagtatatatagtgtatattagCTGCAACAAGTACACAGTGTACCTTCAGCATACATATGTATGGACACTGCATGCACCTAATCAAAAGTTTCAACATCAACTACAAAACACGACACAGCAATGCTGCTAGTTTGACTGCATTTCACAGTAGCCTTTGGGTAGCTTAGCTAGTTTCAAAATCACATAACATTTCCAGAAGcaagttgctgtttttttaagtaatgCAACCAAACACAgtagattagatttttttcttaaatatcgAAAAGCTCAAAAAAATATTGAGTTATTGCTTCATGATTCTGTCCCTACATTTCCAAGTCTTAGGGctggacatggacatggacatggaaAGTCTTCTATTATCGTGAGTGTAGTTTTATATTACAGTATCCATAAACTCTATAGTATGTCATTATATGGTACAGTTTCCAAAAATGCTGTTAAGAAACCATTTATAAATAAACTGGGAACTATGTAAATCTAATAAGGCATAAAGCAGTCCTCAATGATTTGCGATACAACCTACAATGGACTCATACTGCCTCTCCATAACAATGGAATATCTATTTTGGTACATTAAAATCTTTTACATATCTTTTGACAAGAATATTGCAATATTAACCAACCATAGACGTCATTACATTAATCCAACACTTAACAAATAATTGGTTCTGAATGcagaatgaagaagaagaaggagaagaagaagaagaagaaagtgagaaCAGTTACAACAAAGCAAGTGTGTGAGGCTAAAAGTCTTTCTGGTTCAAATCCCCCGACAGTCGCGAAATCTAAAGGGAAAACAGCCTCTACTGCTGGTGTGTCCTTGATCAAGGCACTACACTATTTATTGCTCCAGTAATGCGGCTCAACACCACGGCCTTACTGACAAGCTCTGAACTGGGCCAAATATTCTTTATGTGAAGCTGTTTGAATATAAAGCAAGGCAGTGCTGAAAAATCATTGCGCAGCAAAAAAATTCTCCAGATGAATacgtaaaaaaaatatttatttcctaGCCACACAACATCCATCTGTGCCGACAGTCTGGGTGATGGATGTCCACATGTAAATGAGCGCAGCCAGCATGAGAAGTATAGCGTTATGTGTAAGGAGAGCAATCTGTTCACTGTAGCTCTGCGAACCGACTCATAATCAAATCTAAATGAACGAGGCTCAGCACGGAGACGTCTCAAATTGCAGAGAGAACTGTGCTCTCTCTGAACTTGTGCGTTGTGCAGTCAGTGAGAGAAGATGACCTTTCCTGACTgcctatctgtctctctctctctttcactcccaatatactgtacatgtctcTCCATGATAAATGCTTCGGCTCAGTGAAGTTATGCTGCAGAGAAGAATGGAAAGTTGTGCAGGGTCTGTGGCTTAAATGAAGTTAATTCTGAGAGTAAGTCTGGCAGAAGTAAGGCATCAGGAAGCGTGTCAGGTAAAATCTATATTATTCtagaaaatatttatattctgcAAGTAGCAATAACAGTCCTCAAGAGAGCCATTGCAttgcagagagaggaaacagactgGAGAAAAGGAGCGAAAAAGCaatcctgatgatgatgaactctAATAAATCTAATGAAGAAATCCAGCTAATAAACAGAGGCTTTGTGGTTGTGGAAAAGCTTTCTGAGTGCAGTCAGATGCAGACATAATGCAAAGTCAAATGCGTTTAGAAAGACCTAAAGAACGTCAAAGCATCTCAGCTTCTTCCATTTTACCTTTCTGTAACGATGAAGAATGAAGGATTTTCAAAGCTATAGTGGACAGAGCAGAATGACGGTCGTATCATATAGCCAAGGCTGCATAATGGGCCCATTTGGACTGACCACCATCAGCAACATTTAAGCATTATCACCCTGCTGTTATCTGCCCTTTAGGATCACCAACCAATGGCTCGTGATGTTTTACGGTCCAATGTGAGACCTGGGTCTGACATCTTGGATTTTCTGCAGTAAAGATTTATAGGACAGAATGTGGATAGCGATAAAGATCTTGGGCTTGTTAGGCGAACATCGCCCCTCCTCCAGCCAGGCAAGCCGACGAGCAAATGAGGTTTTTCTTCAACCTGTAGAAATCGAAGAGGAACTCTTATAGTGCTCGCGTCTGGGTGAAGCTTAGGATTAGGCTAAAAGCAGCACTTACGTGCGCTGTGTCAGGACTTTTAAATGCAGCAGTAAAGGGGATTATTTTACCTGCTGCTATGATATAATGGGAAAATTGCTGGTATCTGTTTGGTATGGTAAGCCTTTACATACAAGAGTGAGTGCACTAATCCCAGCATGAAATTCCTTGGTTAAACATGTGTTTCCTCGTTTTTTGGGAATTGTGCATTTAGCGTTTAGTTTTCAACTCACTGTCCTTCTTTCACCCCTTCCTGGATACTCTCCCTGTGGCATAGCAGCCACTTAATGAAAATGTACAATGCGATCAGACCCCATGTAGCTATGTAAAAATTTACACAGACATCATTCACCTGAGCctgattaaatcaaatcaatcatgCAATTGGATTATTAATTCTTGAAATGTCCACTCAGTTCTTGGGTGTTTTAGATGAAGTCATAATTCCATTTTCACAAGGTTCAGGAAATAATCGCTCAGTCGTTCCCTCTGTTCCTGGAGAATGGTTAGAGCCTCAGCCCCCACAAGGGCCGACTCTCCAGCTATTAGCAAATAAATATCCttgacattcattttctttcatcccTGCTGATCTCATGGGATTGCCCAAGTGACTGCAATAGCACTCTGCCTTCAGCTGAAAGGAGAAGATAAGGTCAACACAGATGGGCAGATGACAGTTGTGTAAGTCTTAACAGACCAATGTGAGAAAGATGCTTAAATGGTTTCCTCCTGCTATCTTTTCTGTGCTATTGCAAACTGGAATCAAACATAAGTAAACAAGTTCTTGATGGACTGCACAAGCTCTGTCTTAACTTGAAAGCCTATAACTAAGTAATCCTGAAAGGAAACTTATTTCAAGTAATAGAGGTTTTAATTAATACTGAGGCTACAGTTATACTTTAATGACACAATCATTGTGGATACCTCTAACTCAGAAGGGCAGCCCCAAACTGAGACGGATACATTCTTACACTCAAGAGCTGGTCATTGGTTGACTCCCGGCACTGGAGGCCAAAGGCCAGGCCATCGAGAGAGTGGAAGCATAGAAATACCTTGATACCCCAACtgaccacaaacacatttaaacccAACAATGAAATCAACTTTTCCAAATATCATCCACACCTCTTCTTTCTGAGGAAACTTCTTAAACTCCAGGTCCACCAATCAGATTCATTAGCTTTTTATGGGTGCTTCATCAAATCCATCATCACCTTCAACATAACAACCTGATTTGTTGCTTTGAGTGTAACGTTCACCACAATCCTCCACTAAGCAGCATCTTTAACATACAGGATAAGACCAAAGTACTACAAATAACCTTggataccacacacacacacacacacacacactaaacaatCAATACAACCACTTACCTTCAGGCCAAAGATACAGTTCACTTCCATTCAACACCAAGTTGGCCATATCAAGCTTTGTGCCTACTAGACTCATTAATGCTTGGGCTAGTTTAGGCTCTTGTTCCTATTTATATGGACAATCGTAGGCACTCTTAACTCTTACTGGTGGAAATTTTAAACCACATTTGTATATTGTCGTTCTTTATTATTTGGGTGTTGTGTATGCACTGATCCTAACCCTTACAGAAATCACAGATAAATAATGTTAATTTGACTGAGGTTTTAAACTAGGATATTTAAACTGTAGCCACATGGAGGtacatttaatgacatttttggTTGTTCATAACATATAAGATCTCAGCCTAGCCTATTAGTGAGGAATTCACCATCATCAAGTATTTGCTTGTagcattttattcatgtttatttatgatgatGTCAAATACATGTCATGCATGGACCAGGAGATGAGCATGTGACATGaattgatttaatatatttgtatacatATATTTCTATAATACATTAGTGCATAAAATTGGATTTTAGGTGTGAACATTGCCTTGTAGAGGCAGGACGATGAATGTTGTGTGTTAATCAAACCAGTTTTCACCAGTCAAGGTGTAGGAAAGCCAGGCAGGCAAACTTCTAAATAATGTAGATatatacaaaaatgtaattttgcacTTGTAGCTCCAAAGATCCAAGAGGCATAAAAGGCTTAAAAGTGCTAGTGATTGTTATTGCTTGCTTTACTGAAACAGCAAAATCCCATTAACACCAAACTTGTCCGACTCTAAGTGAACTTTTATGGATGAAGGGCTGAACCAAGGGCCAAGAGAACCCATTAGTGGTGAGATTTACTCTATAAACATTATACTCAAGGTGGAATACTGATGTTATGCAATAAATCTAAAGTGCCTCTGACAACGCTGACAAATTATCGCAGTACTGTTGCCTGaatttttcttattattctgTCTATTTCTAATGGGCATCCAAGATGAAGGCCAAATCAACATactttatatgtatataatttTAGTCTTCGGCAAAAAATGCATTAATTCAGTAGCGATTCCATACATTAATGGAGGCACTTCTCAGAAACTCACAGGggaagaagaaacaacattcTGCAACATCATCACACCGCCTCATTACTGCACCTCACAAGAATTATATCTTTTTACGTTTGACTCTAAGGGGAAATGGCTTCTTGGAAATGTTGACATAAAACTTTGCATGCACAGTCTCGGGGGGGTCCAGCACTAATTAAAGTTGCAATGTAGAATATTAGACTTGCTGTTTCAACCTTTGCAGGGCCAGCAGGAGCGCGCTGAGCTGAGAGGTCTATAACGAGGGGAGAAGAGCTTGGTAATAAGagcacatataaaataaatgtagagttGATAAGTTGCATCaatcaggagtgtgtgtggagcaggATCAGAATAAAGATGATGGCAAGGGTTTTTAAAAGTGGGCACATACACAAttgaattaattattcatgGCTGGCAGTCTCCTTTCCCACAGCGTGTCTCACTGGGCCTGCAGTTCGTGTCTTTCTTGTATCGAGGAATAGTTGTGTCCCGGGGTGCTTGCTTAACAGTGTACTGGGAGCAGACGCATGCCAGCTCTGGCAGTGCTGTAATAATTACCAGCCTTCTCTCTTCAGCCATCCTCTAATCCCAGTTCAGTGCGCTGCACTGCTTGTCGGTGCCTGCGTCAGCCTCACACACAGCAAATCTCTAAAGAGCTGGAACTGGGAGGATTGTATGGCTTTGCAATCTACCTTATATTTTGATTTTCCAAGGACTTATTCAATAATTCCTTTAGAAAACAGTCACTCTCTGTCATTTATTCAAAGCCAGGCTCTGTATCTGACTCATATTGCTGCATTCTTCACTCAGtgagaaaaacactgcagtggcTTCTTCATGAGCAGAGAGCGGGCTTGAGAAACCCCTCACTCTTGTCCACTTCACTTCCAACCCACTTCCTTCTGTCTTCCTGTGACATCACTCTTTCATGGTCACACTCAGAGCCCCTCTATCACACTTTGCAAGAATCACAAGGCAAATAACAGCTTCCTTTTTTGACAGCTTCCTTAAAGGGGAGGTGAGACTGCAGGATcctataacatatatatatatattgcacaAGAGTCACAGTTCTATAGTCTATATATCACGTTCCCTTCCAGGACTGGCAGATTGCCCTTTATACACCTGCTGCCCACCCTACCATTATTTTCTGCTCCAGAGCAGCGACAGTAAAGGCCTTAATTAGGCAGGCCGGTACACAGGAATTTCTGTTGTCAACTATACCCATGGTATTACAAAGGCAGTGAACAGCTGCTCAGAGCCTGTGTGGATTACAGCCTGAAGAAGCAGCATGGCAACATACAGTGGCTgttttttgttcgtttttttgGCTCAATACGCTTTGGCAAAAATGACAGCACCTGTAAACTGTGAGAGCTTAAAAATTTGATTACAATTGTCCACTATGTATCAGTGACTGTATCTGTCTTTAGTGTCTTCTGTAATCCTGCCAGCAACAGCATTCATCGTCATATGCCTCTCCCCAAAGGAAATGATTGTCTAACCCAGATAATCGAACACGTGCAGTACAGTAAGCTCGCAGAAGCACTTCGGTAAgagctggggaaaaaaagccttttgctgcattttgtctgttttttttttttttttcatttaacctGCAAGTCATTAAGACATTGTGAATATGAGATGttttacattaattattaaactGATTCAAGCTAGTGGATAAGCTGACTCTGCTACTAGTGCTTGAATGGTAATTGTGGGCTTGACTTGCCGGGGGGAGAGgttttatttcctgcatttAAATTTTGCTGTATGGAGATTTTTGTCATAAGATTTCAATTACTTTGTTCATGACTCATTTACAAGTCTGATGCACTTTGCAAATAAAGTATGTATTTATACAAATGTGTAAGTCTGcatcaatcaaaaaaaatgaatgaacaaagcAGGAAGTGAAAACAGGTTTAATCAGAATAATCATCTTTTCCAGACGCAATTAAAGTGCAGCAGTAATCACATCGATCACTgaaaaagtaactagttacagtATATTTGAgctattttgttatttttc includes:
- the camkvb gene encoding caM kinase-like vesicle-associated protein, whose amino-acid sequence is MPFGCLTIGEKKDYNNPSDVTDKYDLGQIVKSEEFCEIFRAKDKTTMKMYTCKKFLKKDGRKVRKAAKNEILILKMVKHPNILQLVDVFETKKEYFLFLELATGREVFDWILDQGYYSERDTSNVVRQVLEAVAYLHSLHIVHRNLKLENLVYYNRLKHSKIVISDFHLAKLENGLIKDPCGTPEYLAPEVVGRQRYGRPVDCWATGVIMYILLSGNPPFYDETDDDDYENHDKNLFRKILAGDYEFDSPYWDDISDSAKSLVARLMEVDQDQRLTAQEAINHEWISGGAASDKNIKENVCAQIEKNFARAKWKKAVRVTTIMKRLRAPEQSPAAGAPADTAAPQAAADSSAPSSAATLEGLPAAVTELPAGAEISQPEAGAGVAAAAAEPQQPQEAEPTSRCNGEATTALNAASEGGDEQG